In Streptobacillus felis, the sequence TTTTAGTTTTATCAAGATCAACAATTAAACTTTCTATTCCCTTTTTAAATTTTATATCCTTTTTAGCTTTAAATGAGTAATAAAATTTCTTGCTAAAATTAAAGATCCCCTTTAACTCACTTGATAATTCAAATAATTGATTTAATCTATATTTTTGTTTCTTAGAATACTTTGAAGTTGGTGATTTAGCCAATAGCTTCCAAAATTTTTTTAATTCTTTATATTTAACATCCGAATTAAAAAGCCTTATTCTTACATCTCTTAACCTCCAATCAGATTGTCTT encodes:
- a CDS encoding transposase — protein: IKPNIFVTDMFMQFRNVINTTFDNPIIVADKYHVLRQSDWRLRDVRIRLFNSDVKYKELKKFWKLLAKSPTSKYSKKQKYRLNQLFELSSELKGIFNFSKKFYYSFKAKKDIKFKKGIESLIVDLDKTK